The region ATATGAACAATGCTAACCTCCTCTGTTTCAGTAAAACCATCATATGGGCATAGTAACACTGCCCAGTTACGAAGCAGCCACGGTCCCTGTAGCGTAATTCGCTCCCAATCCCCCAAGCACGACGCCTGCACGATGAAGCGATTGGGGCAGACCGGACGGAATCTTACCCGCTGCATCGGATTCGACGCAGCTCTCATGTCCTTGTAAAATGTCGATTTACTAAAGGTTTTctcagtatgaaccctagctagggcAAGCCATCTAGTACTTTCCTAGAGTTATGGGTCTTCCTCGTCAATCACAACGTCCTCGAACTCCTCTTCATTGAGATCAAGCGGATTAAAGAAGCCCTCCAGATCGGACTTGGCGGCAGACGCGGGGGACGCCATCTAGACTGATTAGCAGATCACCTGGGAACTAGCTCGCACCGTAGCCTGGGGCCTGCCGTCGACGGGGAGAACTCACGGGTAACCTAGATCGCCCGAGAGGAAGAATTTTCTATGGCAACTCCATACAGCAGGCtcatggctatattattaaccatgctcttagtgtgTGCTTGTACGGGTTCAATACTATGAACTATTTCGTGATATGAAAACaagcatatacttatcaaaaagaaAGCATGTATACTTGCAGAAAGAAAGTTAATGCCTGTGATGTAGAAACAAATGCGTATAACTTCAAGACTGGAAATCGATCGTTGTTATTGCATCGTGAAGACAATACAACCAGCAGGCCCTCCCTCGCTCAGAACAAATGTCACTGGATGGATCAGTTGAAAGAGTCGAGCCGTTGCGTGTTGGTCCAGTACTGCACGAAGATCAGGGCGGAGTGCGTGCTGGCCGTGCCGTCGACGTTCGTCGTGTCAATGGCAAGCAGGTAGTTGAGCGCCGGCGCAACAATCTGGAACTGCCCGCCGTTCACTCTGGTGAACGTCAGGCGGTCGCCCGTCTGATCATTGTGCTGCTGCACGGCCCAtcggccgagctcctggatgcgcgGGACGGAGAGGTCCGGGATCGGCTTGAACGGCGTGTGATCCTGATCGAACGCCGCGGTGGAATCAACGGCGGCGGCAACGACGACGAGCGCCAGGAGCAGATGGCTGCAGGTCGCCATGGCCTGTCTCCGCTGGCTGGTCGTCGTGGTCATCGAATTGGTGACGGCGGCGGTGGTCGTGGTTGGAGTAGATCGAGGTGAAGGAGTAGATTGTTGGTTTATATAGACTTCAATCACATCAATATCAATCACTCGCTAGGGCTTGGCACCCTTCATGTCTGTATGTATGGCAAATATTATGATTGCATAGATATATGGCAGGACAACACACGGGAAGATTATTTGTTTCCATGCATGAGTAGTTTCCTAACTGCCAAAATTAAGGATTATTGCCAGATCATCATATAAATATTCAGTAGTATGGCATATTAATTAAGATTGCACACATATATAGCATGCACTAATCAATCCTAAGGCGCGCAGGAATACTCACCTGATTATTTCTTTCCAGGATTTGTTCCCAAATTGCCAAAAGAATTATTAgtttccatttttttatttttgcgGCGTGGATTAGTTTCCAGTTAACCGCTAGATCCTTTGAATTTCGAGAGTTCCGTCTAAAAAAATCATATGTTTTCttttataaagaaaataataatCATCCCTACATATTTTTTTTGAGGTAGACAGGTATTTTTGATTGGACCACAATAACCGGGGAAAGTCAATTTTGTAGCCTCCTTGTAAAAGCAGACTAGAAATGGCCCAGGTTCAAGATCCAAAAAAGTACTACAGTGGGCAAATCATATTTGACGTTGCAGGCGTTTGTTACTGTGTATATTAATAGAAAAAAACATTGGCGGTCGCTGTGAATCAAatagggagcaactaattaacgagcgctccttcgggagtctCGCAACGATCACTTGTGGTGGGGCTGAGAGCGTGCCACTTGACGTGCTCTCAGCCCCCGCCACGTGTCGCATCCTGGGCGCTTCCTCTTGATTATTTTTATTTGTCCGTGCACGTTTTCTGCTTTTTAGATGTTTTTTTTCTGGTTTTTAACTTTTCGGTTTTCATCAGTTTTTCTTAGCTTTTCGACAATTGGAAAAACAATTTTGCGTGAAAAACACGTTTTTCATTTTCCTTTCGTGAGAAACACATTTTTGCTTCCGTGAGAAACACGTTTTTGCTTAACAGAAAAGATATGTGCTTTCTCATATATTTTTTCCTTTCATGAGAGACACGTTTTCCCTTccacaagaggcacggccgtgcctcttggaaacgaaaaaaaaacgtgttttcttttaaccttttcttctgtgagaggcacggttttgattccacgagaggcacggacgTTATCAACGTGGAatttagttttgaagatctcgacgcgaagaATCCAATGATGAAAACAGTTCGAGATTTCGACGCGCCGTTTAAAAGATTAAATGTTTTCAATAAAAGGATCTAAGAAAAAGTAAAAACTTTCAGGTTGCAACAAGTGGTGCACATGTAACGTGTCACTTTTCACAACCTAGGAAAATGAGAGTGATCTTTGAAAagagtactcctcaattagtgatttcgatcGAACAAACGACCTCGCACATTGAGGTTCGTTCGTAAACCCAACGCATCGCGGAGTAGGATCTATTAAGCTTCAACTATTCCTTTCTTTCATTCcttccttctcttttttttcctatTTTCCCTTTTCGTTTTTTTCGTTTTTTCCTCTTCCAGGTTTCTTCCATCATCGATTTTCAGTTTTTATTTTCTTAAACGCATGAACTTTTTCCAATTCGATGATGCTTTTTCtttcaaaattcatgaacttttgttTTAATTTTAGTGAACTATTTTTAACAACTGATGATTTTTAACAActgatgattttttttaatttgatgaacatttttttcaaatacaataaactttttcaaaatttgataagctttttttaaaattgatgaaatTTTTAAAAATTGATGATCTTTTTCTAAAATTAGATGATCTTATTTTataattggatgaacttttttctaaattgGTGAACTTGTTTTTAAATGGTAAATTTTCTTTTCAATTTTTTATGAATGTTATTTACTTTTTTAAAAACTATTttcaaaaattgatgaacttttgttTAGTAGGGCAactattttttgcatgttgaggattTTTTTTCTGAAATTTGTGACGGATGAGCGGCTCTGAAAGTTGTTAAAGTTTTAGCGCTGCAATTTATCACTTGCGACCTCACGCCCTAGTGGTTAGCCGAAGTCCTATTAGCGGTGTAGGGCGCAGGTTCAACACTCCATGAgagcactcttatattagtttacggagggagtaatgcACCATTTTGTGGCGGCCCCCTCTTGTGGGCCGGCGCCGATTAGGAGCTCCCACTACCATGCCTTACAGAAAATTGGGCGAAACAAATAGAAAATGGGCCAAAAACAGCCATGACAGTATAATGAACACCAGAaataaattacatccagattcgtaggccacctagcgatgactacaagcactgaagcgagccgaaagcACGCCGCCATCATCAATCCCTCTAAATTGGTTGTCTGGGTCACAAGCTTATTCCCTCACTAGGATCTACCCCTAACCAGTCCTTCGATCAATATCGTGAACCTTGGCTCCACCATAATCTCCACTCCCACGTAGCTAAAATTGTGGAGAGCTACTTCGTTGCCTCACAACTTAACATATTAGCATATGCCAGGCCGAGAGAAGAGTCCGCAAATGCAATCGAAACCAGTTAAGGCGTGGTAGTTTAAGAAACTTTGAGGCAATTCGCGTGTAGCCAAGTGCTAGCTTTTTCTTTCATTTCTTAATGAAAACATGAAATTTTAGGCGGAAAATAATTCTTAGTTAATTGATATTTTCCAAAGTCTAGGTCAATTTCTGAAAAGTAAACTTGCAGCTTTTCAAAAGCACAAGTTTCCAATTTCCACTAAACTGAAGCACTTTGTAGAATCGAATTACACTTAAGTAAAATCCCGATTGATTGAGACATAGACAAGCCTAGGGAGACGTGTCCATCCACCTTGATAATTTTTGTACCGGAAAGGATGTAGATCGGCTGAACGATCACGTCTGCGCATGCACAGTTGGATCGGGACCACATCCTATGgctaagagcatctctaacagGCGCCCAAAAACTGCTCGGCGCACTAAAACTCGGGTTTTTGGCGCCGGACAGCTCCAGCAGAAGCTATAATAGTGCGCGCATAATAAAAGGTTGGGCATGCACTAAAAAGCGCTATCACATGCTGCAAATTTGGGGCGCCGGATAGCGCGCTTCACAATTTGCGCTGCGTGTTTTTTTGGGCGtgcgtgtccgcttcccttgcaataaaatcactcggtctcaggtttgggtccatgatttgacttcttcccggcaactggcttaccgggcgcggcaactcattgccgtccttcttgaagttcttcttacccttgcctttcttgaaactagtggttttattgaccatcaacacttgatgttccgttttgatttctacctccgctgatttcagcattgaaaatacctcaggaatagttttcaccatcccctgcatattgtagttcatcacaaagctcttgtagctaggtgagaGCGACTGAagtattctgtcaatgaccgcctcgtccgggaggttaatgtccagctggggcaagcggttgtgcaacccagacatattaagtatgtgctcactgacagaactattttcctccatcttacaactgtagaacttgtcggagacttcatatctctcgacccgggcatgagctcggaaaaccattttcagctcttcgaacatctcatatgctccgtgttgctcaaaacgctattGGAACCCCGGTTCtatgctgtaaagcatgccgcactgaacgagggagtagtcatcaacacgcgactgccaggcgttcataacgtcttgagttgcggggaaaacgggtgcttcacctagcggtgcatctaggacatatgctcttttggcagctatgaggatgatcctcaagttccggatccagtccgtatagttgctgccatcatctttcagcttggttttctctaggaacgcgttgaagttgagggcaacattagtatggccatttgatctacaagacatattgcaaaagtttttagactaagttcatgataattaagttcatttaatcaaattatttaaatTATTCTTactcagatagacatctctctagttatctaagtgatccatgatccgagtcaactaggccgtgtccgatcatcacgtgagacggactagtcatcatcggtgaatatcttcatgttgatcgtatcttctatatgactcatgtttgacctttcggtctcttgtgtttcgaggccatgtctgtacatgctaggctcgtcaagtcaacctaagtgttttgcatgtgtaaatctgtctgacacctgttgtatttgaacgtgagaatctatcacacccgatcatcacgtggtgcttcgaaacaacgaactttcgcaacggcgcacagttagggggaacactttcttaaaattattatacgggatcatcttatttactaccgttgttctaagaaaataagatgcgaaaaaatgataaacatcacatgcaatcaaatagtgacatgatatggccaatatcattttgctccttttgatctccatcttcggggcgccatgatcatcatcgtcaccggcatgacaccatgatctccatcatcataatctccatcatcgtgtcttcatgaagttgtcatgccaacgattacttttactactatggctaacggtttagcaataaaataaagtaattacatgccatttattcaatgacatgcaggtcatacaataattaagacaactcttatggctcctgccggttgtcatactcatcgacatggaagtcgtgattcctattacaagaacatgatcaatctcatacaccacatatatatcattcatcacatccttttggccatatcacatcacaaggcatatgctgcaaaaacaagttagacgtcctctaattgttgttgcatgtttttacgtggctgcaataggggtcTAGCAAGAAtatttcttacctacgtcaaaaccacaatgtgatatcccaatttctatttacccttcatacggaccctttttatcgaatccgatccgactaaagtgggagagacagacacccgctagccaccttatgcaactagtgcatgtcagtcggtggaacctgtctcacgtaagcatacgtgtaaggtcggtccgggccgcttcatcccatgatgccgccgaaacaagataagactagtagtggcaagtaaattgacaaaatctacgcccacaacaaaattgtgttctactcgtgcataaaaactacgcatagacctagctcatgatgccactgttagggaacgtagcagaaactaaaaattttctacgcttcaccaagatcaatttatggagtcatctagcaacgagagataggagtgcatctacatacccatgtagatcgcgagcgaaagcgttcaagagaacggggttgatggaatcgtactcgtcgtgatccaaatcacttaagatcctagtgccgaacggacggcacctccgcgttcaacacacgtacggttgggagagacgtctcctccttcttgatccagcaaggggaaaggagaggttgatggagatccagcagcacgacggcgtggtggtggaagtagcggggatctcggcagggcttcgccaagctcagcgagagggagaggtgttgcggggggagagggaggcgtctgggacttgggtgcgcagccctccctccccccctctttatataggggcctgggggcgccggccccctagagatccaatctcaaggggggcggcgaccaaagggggggggacttgccccccaagtcaggtggggcaccaccaaccctagggtttccaaccctaggcgcaggggcaggcccaaggggggcgtaccagcccaccaggggctggtttcctTCCCACTTCATCGAATGGGGCCCTACGGGattggtggccccacccggtggacccccgggacccttccggtggtcccagtacaataccggtgacccccaaaactttcccggtggccgaaactggacttcctatatacaaatctttacctccggaccattctggaactcctcgtgacgtccgggatctcatccaggactccgaacaactttcgggttactgcatactaatatctctacaaccatagcgtcaccgaaccttaagtgtgtagaccctacgagttcgggaatcacgcagacatgaccgagacagctctacggccaataaccaacagcgagatctgaatacccatgttggctcccacatgttccacgatgatctcatcgaatgaaccacgatatcgaggattcaagtaatcccgtatacaattccctttgtcaatcggtacgttacttgcccgagattcgatcgtcggtatccaaatacctcgttcaatctcgttaccggcaagtcactttactcatactgtaatgcatgatcccgtgaccaaccacttggtcacattgagctcattatgatgatgcattaccgagtgggcccagagatacctcttcgtcacatggagtgacaaatcccagtctcgatccgtgtcaacccaacatacactttcggggatacctgtagtatacctttattgtcacccagttacgttgtgacgtttggtacacccaaagcacttctacggtatccgggagttacacgatcacatggtctaaggaaatgatacttgacattggaaaagctctagcaaacgaactacacgatcttgtgctatgcttaggattgggtcttgtccagtgatcccgttatcaatgacatccaatgtccatagtcaggaaaccatgactatctgttaatcaacgagctagtcaactagaggctcactagggacatgttgtggtttatgtattcacacatgtattacgatttccggataacacaattatagcatgaataatagacaattatcatgaacaagaaaatataataataatcattttattattgcctctagggcatatttccaacactctgatgtcatgcttaaCCCTGACTCTTACATAGTCCCCCATGATATTAACATCCAAGCGCATCTCCATGATCTCTCCTACACCCTTCAAAAGCTTCTCAACTATGTTCTTCTTGCAGTAAACATCTGGAAGCTTATGGATTTACAGCCAAATAGGCATATGAACAATGCTAACCTCCTCTATTTCAGTAAAACCATCATATGGGCATAGTAACACTGCCCAGTTGCGAAGCAGCCACGGTCCCTGTAGCGTAATTCGCTCCCAATCCCCCAAGCACGACGCCTGCACGACGAAGCGATTGGGGCAGACCGGACGGAATCTTACCCACTGCATCGGATTCGACACAGCTCTCATGTCCTTGTAAAATGTCGATTGACTAAAGGTTTTctcagtatgaaccctagctagggcAAGCCATCTAGTACTTTCCTAGAGTTATGGGACTTCCTCGTCAATCACAACGTCCTGTAACTCCTCTTCATTGAGATCAAGCTGATTAAAGAAGCCCTCCAGATCGGACTTGGCGGCAGACGCggacccgccgccgccgctcatGGCAGAGTGGGCGTCCGACGGGGACGCCATCCAGCCTGATTAGCAGATCACCTGGGAACTAGCTCGCACCGTAGCCTGGGGCCTGCCGTCAACGGGGAGAACTCACGGGTAACCTAGATCGCCCGAGAGGAAGAAATTTCTATGGCAACTCCATACAGCAGGCtcatggctatattattaaccatgctcttagtgtgTGCTTGTACGGGTTCAATACTATGTACTAtagcatatacttatcaaaaagaaAGCATGTATACTTGCAGAAAGAAAGTTAATGCCTGTGATGTAGAAACAAATGCGTATAACTTCAATACTGGAAATCGATCGTTTTTATTGCATCGTGAAGACAATACAATCAGCAGGCCCTCCGTC is a window of Triticum dicoccoides isolate Atlit2015 ecotype Zavitan chromosome 2B, WEW_v2.0, whole genome shotgun sequence DNA encoding:
- the LOC119368957 gene encoding cysteine proteinase inhibitor 8-like, whose translation is MATCSHLLLALVVVAAAVDSTAAFDQDHTPFKPIPDLSVPRIQELGRWAVQQHNDQTGDRLTFTRVNGGQFQIVAPALNYLLAIDTTNVDGTASTHSALIFVQYWTNTQRLDSFN